The region CTGAAGGACCAGTTGCCGACCCATTCGAAGGATGGTCAATGAAACCCATCGGTTCGCCTTGTGTAAGTAATAATTGCCCTGGCGTGGGTCGCCGTCTTTTAGTACGGCCTCTAACTGGCCCGAAAGATCGTCTGCCTTGTCAAATGGTAACACGAGCGCATTGCCCGTCCTGGTTAACTCTTCCGAAGTTTGTTCAAGCAGTTGAGTAAACCGGTAGTTGACTCGTTCGCAGCGGAATACAGTGGACTTTTGCTGACGTACAGGTCTGAGAAAGGCGACCCCATAGCGGGACCCTTCAAACCATAATTGAACGAGCTTTTTCATGTAGCAGATTGCATTGGTGGGGTATAGTTACGTAAGCAGAGCTTGAGCTAGCTCCCAAACCTGAATAAGTCTTGATCATACCCTGTCAGAGGGACGTTCTGTATGGCAAGCAAAGACAATCTTGTAATGACAAAGAAAGTGTAACTGCCTGGATGAATCGGGCTTTGGAGGGAGACCGTTTTGTAAAGCTGACACTATTTGAGCAATGCTATCATTGAATTAGTATGGTAATTTATAACCAGTAACATTTTGTTGTTGATTTTGGTAAAAATACGAATAATTATCCTAAAATGAATATATAAAATTTTAAACTTATATAAGAATGATATTATTTTGTTTTGTTTTTCATGAAATTTTTAATACAATATTTTGGATTTGGGAATATATGTAAATAGAGCGCCACGTGACATAGTATAAGAAATTGCTTATATATACGAGGGGTATTTTTGAACTAGTCTGCCTTATGGGCCGCTCCAGAGAGAACTGACAGCATAGCAGTCTTGTATTAGCCTCAGTTGAGGCAAGAGCTGGTAAACGATGTTTAAAAAAAGAAAAAACGCCCTCAATCCTCAGGGAGAAGGCGTTTTTTGCTGTATTTTGAATACAACCTGAATTGAAAAAAGCAATTTTGAGTGCCACCTAAGCAGCAGGTGAAACAAAATTGGCAAATAAAAAGATAAAATACAACTATTTTGATAAAATTAAAGATGTAGGCAGGTGGCTTACGGCTAATTAATTCATCTCGAAAACGACTTTCACGGAAGCCGTAATCCGAAACGTTTGGGAAATTGTCGAGACGGGGCGGTTGACTTCCATGTTGTAGGAGTTCATGTACATGTTGTTCTGGTTAGTTCGTATATAGCCAATAGCTTCTGTTTCTTCTATATCACCCATTCGGACAATTCGTTTGATCGTTCGGGAGGCTGCTTTAGCCATTCGTTCGGCCTTTTCTTTAGCTCTTGCAACGGCCACATCGGATAAGCGAAGTTCAATGTCGCGCTGGTTACTCACCGAAAAAGAAGAGGATAAGTCGATAAAGCCATCGGAAGCCAACCGCTGCTGCACCAGTGCATATCGTTTCAGGTCGTCGAACTTAATGGCTACCCGTTGAAAGCCCTTGAATTTCTCAACTGGCTGTCCCATGCCGCCACCGCCCATGGAAAAGTCGCGTTCCTTGCGAATCATCAGCTGCAAAATCTGGATATCTTTCGTGGGCACTTTGAGTTCGTTCAGCAGAGACGCTAACCGCTCCCGACCTGCTTTATGCTGTTCGTAGACCAGAGTAATGTCTTTTTCATCGCTGTACGTCAGATTTACGTTCAGCGTAGCCTGGTCGGCCGTTACTTCTTCGAAAGCATCGCCTAATATCGTCAAATGATTGTCGGTCGATTGAGCAATGCCTGTTGATAAGCCCAGAAATAAGCTAATAACTAACAGACCGGTTTTAATGATGCGGGATTCATGCATTGTGCGCATAGGAAGGAAAGTTGAGTTGAAAAAATTGGTTAAATCCAAAGGTGTGTTAACGAACGTACTGATTCAGAATACTATCATTCGGTTGGAAGAATACCACCCGTTCAGAAAGAAGTTAATGCCTTTCTGAACGGGAAATGCAAGGTAACGGTAGGCCGATCAGATTAACGTAACAAAGTGCTTCTGATTCAAGGGCAGGTTTTCGGGGTTCCAGTCAATATCATTGACGAAGGCAAAAGCGCGTACGGGGCAATCGGCAACCCGGCAGTAGTGACAACACTCTTTTTCGCATGGATCGGTATGAACAAAAATCTCAACTTCGGCCCGGAAACCGTCTTTGAGGGTATCTTCAAAATGATGTACCTCTTCGTGTACCTGCGTAAGGGTCCAGTAATAAGGTAGGGTGAGGTGGCAGTCGATATGCAGATCGGCCCCGTATTTCTGAACCCGCAGGTTATGCACGTCGATCCAGTTGCGGTCTTTATGAACATTCAGGAGCGTAACCACCCGGTGTAGCGTCGGCACATCGGCTTCGTCCATAAGCCGCGCTACCGACTGGCGGGTAATCTGAAAACCGTTGTAGATAATGACAATGGATAGTATAACGGAAAGAACACTGTCGATCCAGTGTTTGCCGGTGTAACTCACCAGCGCAACGCCCGCCATAACGACAATACTGCTGAACGTATCGGTGAGCAGGTGTTTACCGTCTGCGGTGAGGGCTGCCGAATCCGTTTGGGTTCCCGACCGAATGAGCAT is a window of Spirosoma linguale DSM 74 DNA encoding:
- a CDS encoding protein of unknown function DUF541 (PFAM: protein of unknown function DUF541~KEGG: ank:AnaeK_1804 protein of unknown function DUF541) — protein: MRTMHESRIIKTGLLVISLFLGLSTGIAQSTDNHLTILGDAFEEVTADQATLNVNLTYSDEKDITLVYEQHKAGRERLASLLNELKVPTKDIQILQLMIRKERDFSMGGGGMGQPVEKFKGFQRVAIKFDDLKRYALVQQRLASDGFIDLSSSFSVSNQRDIELRLSDVAVARAKEKAERMAKAASRTIKRIVRMGDIEETEAIGYIRTNQNNMYMNSYNMEVNRPVSTISQTFRITASVKVVFEMN
- a CDS encoding cation diffusion facilitator family transporter (TIGRFAM: cation diffusion facilitator family transporter~PFAM: cation efflux protein~KEGG: bba:Bd0368 cation efflux system protein) — its product is MSASQQTKYRWMGISLGLSIILLALKFTAYFLTYSTAILSDAVESIVNVIASGFAFYSIYLAGQPRDLNHPYGHGKIEFLSSGFEGAMILSAGLVIVWQAILSFFEPKELTNLDWGFALIGITAVANAFVGWMLIRSGTQTDSAALTADGKHLLTDTFSSIVVMAGVALVSYTGKHWIDSVLSVILSIVIIYNGFQITRQSVARLMDEADVPTLHRVVTLLNVHKDRNWIDVHNLRVQKYGADLHIDCHLTLPYYWTLTQVHEEVHHFEDTLKDGFRAEVEIFVHTDPCEKECCHYCRVADCPVRAFAFVNDIDWNPENLPLNQKHFVTLI